The following are encoded in a window of Ogataea parapolymorpha DL-1 chromosome VII, whole genome shotgun sequence genomic DNA:
- a CDS encoding putative glycosyltransferase HOC1 encodes MWITPGELDESTIPYPQYRQTWREKNPDHEYKVLSGEDLKSAVKNAFEHTVPEVWEAMETMPLIILQSDFSRYLMLFLEGGVWADLDTTCDRPISKWFHNLVDYDIRFVGSVEHDVNNDSWPSLTSRRLQFENWAFTSDRFHPVLAMVIAHVIKMHFTVMYEGNLNMYSGGSDAKACNRLSVIDWTGPGVFTDGIYRYMNEAENREFVDIDLNRYNADEELYGPGTGDKINWRGFSGLNAPVIFNNDVCILPKSGFRCTSDFDESVEEYCYLTHHFARSWFPEIE; translated from the coding sequence ATGTGGATCACGCctggcgagctggacgaaAGTACTATTCCGTATCCCCAGTACAGGCAGACGTGGCGGGAAAAGAACCCAGACCATGAATACAAAGTTCTGTCGGGCGAAGATCTGAAGAGCGCCGTGAAAAATGCCTTTGAGCACACGGTGCCCGAAGTCTGGGAGGCCATGGAAACCATGCCATTGATAATTCTACAATCTGATTTCTCGCGGTATTTGATGTTGTTCTTGGAAGGAGGTGTTTGGGCAGACCTCGACACCACTTGTGACCGACCGATCAGCAAGTGGTTTCACAACCTCGTTGACTACGACATCAGGTTTGTGGGCTCTGTGGAGCACGACGTGAACAACGACTCGTGGCCAAGCTTGACAAGTAGGCGGTTGCAATTTGAGAACTGGGCTTTTACTAGCGACAGATTCCATCCCGTTCTGGCCATGGTGATTGCTCATGTCATCAAAATGCATTTCACGGTCATGTACGAGGGAAACCTCAACATGTACAGCGGTGGCAGCGATGCCAAAGCTTGTAACCGTCTATCGGTTATTGACTGGACAGGGCCCGGTGTCTTTACAGATGGAATCTACAGATACATGAACGAGGCTGAGAATAGAGAGTTCGTAGACATCGATCTCAATAGGTATAACGCTGACGAAGAGTTATACGGCCCGGGCACGGGTGACAAGATTAACTGGCGTGGCTTTTCTGGGCTGAACGCTCCTGTTATATTCAACAACGACGTGTGTATTCTGCCCAAATCAGGATTCCGGTGCACCAGCGACTTCGACGAGTCTGTCGAGGAGTACTGCTACTTGACACACCATTTTGCTCGGTCGTGGTTCCCAGAAATAGAATGA
- a CDS encoding Glycine/D-amino acid oxidases (deaminating): MVPESVCIIGAGVFGISTAIALGKRYPNTKVTVIDRLEPPVIDGTSVDTTRCIRVDYKDPIYAELARKSMDIIMNDPDVSPFFHQCGMSFVYDGGNDKWADIWINGKVAAEKANEGNPGRMRYYDSSEAVYKSIHGADSQPVAANPRWNKGYTNYLNGFIDAEKSMKAYYERAKTFGNVSFIFKEVDSIVYSPGSRKAEGVKLVDGSTIAADLVIVAAGAWSCKLVNLNGICKSSAIEVAWYKVTKEEENQWGKMAITTNLSTGINLFPPYNGEIKCLRRSPGYKNTLQVPNPDPTKQEPLEISYPRTVVDHPTDWIPQDAEDALRDNLAEIMPALAKRPFDRTKLCWLTQTPSANFVIDYHPELEGVLLATGGSAHAWKFVPILGDKVVDYMEGKLEPTLKDMWSFAEKLQVTRDNGSAPRMDGEPQELREVVRECPN, encoded by the coding sequence ATGGTACCAGAGTCTGTGTGTATTATTGGAGCCGGAGTGTTTGGCATTTCTACAGCCATTGCCTTGGGAAAGCGGTATCCCAATACCAAGGTCACTGTGATTGACCGGTTAGAGCCGCCTGTTATAGATGGCACCAGCGTCGACACCACGAGGTGTATCAGGGTTGACTACAAGGACCCTATTTACGCCGAGCTGGCACGCAAATCGATGGATATCATCATGAATGATCCTGATGTGTCGCCCTTTTTCCACCAATGTGGCATGTCGTTCGTATACGACGGCGGGAACGACAAATGGGCAGATATCTGGATTAATGGTAAGGTAGCTGCTGAAAAGGCCAACGAAGGAAATCCTGGTAGAATGCGATACTACGACTCGTCGGAGGCGGTGTACAAGAGCATTCATGGCGCCGATTCCCAGCCGGTAGCTGCAAACCCCCGCTGGAATAAAGGATACACCAATTATCTGAACGGCTTTATCGACGCCGAAAAAAGCATGAAAGCGTACTACGAGCGTGCCAAGACGTTCGGCAATGTGAGTTTTATCTTCAAAGAAGTGGACTCCATTGTGTACAGTCCGGGATCGCGCAAGGCGGAGGGTGTCAAGTTGGTCGACGGGTCGACAATTGCAGCTGATCTCGTTATTGTGGCTGCCGGGGCCTGGAGCTGCAAGCTGGTCAATCTTAACGGGATCTGCAAATCCTCGGCAATTGAGGTCGCCTGGTACAAGGtgaccaaggaggaggagaatCAGTGGGGCAAGATGGCCATCACCACCAACCTGTCCACGGGAATTAACCTTTTTCCGCCGTACAATGGCGAGATCAAATGTCTGAGACGGTCTCCGGGGTATAAAAACACGTTGCAGGTGCCAAATCCCGACCCGACAAAGCAAGAGCCCTTGGAGATCTCCTATCCGCGGACTGTCGTCGACCATCCGACCGACTGGATTCCGCAGGACGCCGAAGACGCACTCCGCGACAACCTGGCAGAGATCATGCCTGCGCTGGCAAAGAGACCGTTTGACCGCACCAAACTGTGCTGGCTCACACAAACCCCGTCGGCTAATTTTGTCATTGACTACCATCCGGAGCTGGAGGGCGTTCTTCTTGCCACAGGTGGCTCGGCGCACGCTTGGAAATTTGTCCCTATTTTGGGCGACAAGGTGGTGGACTACATGGAGGGAAAGCTGGAACCAACTTTAAAGGACATGTGGTCGTTCGCAGAAAAGTTGCAAGTCACCAGGGACAATGGCTCTGCGCCTCGGATGGACGGCGAGCCTCAGGAGCTCCGTGAGGTGGTCAGAGAATGTCCAAATTAA
- a CDS encoding NADP-dependent alcohol dehydrogenase 7, which produces MSSINEIKAVGIVNSFKDWPQAKQFTYKPHKARPQDVDIKILACGICGSDLHASKGNWGDLPLPRAFGHEIIGEIVAIGEAVDSSKYKIGDRVGVGAECDSCGKCWRCEHDHENTCRNSKSLYLSTYEDGTLVQGGYASHIRVNSKFVIHIPDKLKTEYAAPLLCGGITGFRPLISYGVTKGTKVGIYGFGGIGHMSVMFAKALGAEVTVISRGNSKKELAKKLGADHYIATSEEGFEAKNYDTLDLIVNTGSDFDHESLTKVISMLRPDGRFTFITAPPVGVKVELVPMFYLMNCVHIGGSGIGSPKEIEYMLQVAAEHDIKPMIETFDISEENVKKAWEKVDSGDIRFRAVLTGYDKFFK; this is translated from the coding sequence ATGTCTtccatcaacgagatcaaagCAGTCGGAATTGTTAACAGTTTCAAAGACTGGCCGCAAGCCAAGCAGTTCACTTACAAGCCCCACAAAGCCAGGCCACAGGATGTGGACATCAAGATTCTTGCCTGCGGAATCTGTGGCTCTGACCTTCATGCCAGTAAGGGCAACTGGGGAGATTTGCCACTTCCAAGAGCCTTTGGTCATGAAATTATTGGCGAGATCGTTGCTATTGGCGAGGCGGTTGATAGCTCCAAGTACAAAATCGGTGACAGAGTCGGTGTGGGTGCAGAGTGCGACAGTTGTGGTAAATGCTGGAGATGTGAGCATGACCATGAGAACACCTGCAGAAACTCGAAGagcttgtacttgagcaCTTATGAGGATGGAACGCTCGTTCAAGGTGGATATGCTTCTCACATCAGAGTGAACAGCAAATTTGTGATCCACATTCCAGACAAGTTGAAGACGGAGTACGCCGCTCCTTTGTTGTGTGGAGGTATCACTGGTTTCCGTCCACTGATTTCTTATGGAGTGACGAAGGGCACAAAGGTCGGTATTTACGGATTTGGCGGCATCGGTCACATGAGTGTTATGTTTGCCAAAGCTTTGGGAGCAGAGGTGACTGTGATTTCGAGAGGAAACAGCAAGAAGGAACTTGCTAAGAAACTTGGTGCCGACCACTACATTGCCACAAGTGAAGAAGGATTTGAAGCCAAAAACTACGACACTTTGGACCTGATTGTCAATACTGGTTCCGACTTCGATCATGAGTCTCTCACCAAAGTGATCTCCATGCTCAGGCCAGACGGCCGTTTCACGTTCATCACCGCGCCTCCTGTTGGTGTCAAAGTGGAGCTGGTTCCAATGTTCTACCTCATGAACTGTGTCCATATTGGTGGTTCTGGTATTGGATCGCCTAAGGAGATTGAGTACATGCTCCAGGTTGCTGCTGAGCACGATATCAAACCTATGATCGAGACCTTTGACATCTCTGAGGAGAATGTGAAGAAGGCCTGGGAGAAGGTGGATAGCGGTGACATTAGATTTAGAGCTGTCCTGACCGGCTACGACAAGTTCTTCAAATAG
- a CDS encoding Peroxisomal membrane protein PEX20, whose translation MSFSNAFGDSCGANNALNKFTQRANIDNSLTSQLRANSDSQRLQAQPHQTVDQQLESEYRAFQQQTPSFQPSFQTVPPPAIPEQNQWVDHFRDMNLHDTPEAQHFQHVQNQSVHSTQWRHEFAQSQQRQQQREAADTYATAFRMRTGAPQLATSLAPPAVSAATVQEDFSAVDAAFDELEHEMHDEKMEEQQAEQVKPQNEDDKIKFAQLARSVFLTMSQPPADISKQTSDKFQKSNFLKLMNRISTREVEMNEDRDKFVDAQGRDIRDMLPDPLKDIKEEGLAGMGPFASAQQVYSQMGDELRPSMWQ comes from the coding sequence ATGAGCTTCAGCAACGCCTTTGGGGATTCCTGCGGCGCGAACAATGcgctcaacaagttcaCACAACGAGCAAACATAGACAACTCCCTCACGAGCCAGCTAAGGGCGAATAGCGACAGCCAGCGTCTGCAAGCTCAACCCCACCAGACGGTGGATCAACAACTCGAGTCTGAGTACCGTGCTTTCCAACAACAAACGCCTTCGTTCCAGCCGTCTTTCCAGACTGTGCCACCGCCTGCCATTCCAGAGCAGAACCAGTGGGTCGACCACTTTCGCGATATGAACCTCCACGACACGCCAGAGGCCCAGCATTTCCAGCACGTGCAAAATCAATCTGTGCACTCCACGCAGTGGCGACACGAATTTGCGCAGAGCCAAcagcggcagcagcagcgggAGGCGGCCGACACGTATGCGACGGCCTTCCGAATGCGCACGGGGGCACCGCAGCTTGCCACATCGCTCGCACCGCCGGCCGTCTCTGCTGCGACTGTCCAGGAAGACTTTTCTGCTGTGGACGCAGCTttcgacgagctggaacaCGAGATGCACGACGAGAAGATggaagagcagcaggcagAGCAGGTCAAACCGCagaacgaggacgacaagatcaagttTGCCCAGCTGGCTCGGTCTGTCTTCCTAACGATGTCGCAGCCTCCGGCAGATATTTCGAAGCAAACTAGCGACAAATTCCAGAAATCAAACTTTCTCAAGCTTATGAACAGGATCTCTACAAGAGAGGTGGAGATGAACGAGGACAGAGacaagtttgtggacgCTCAGGGCCGGGATATTCGCGACATGCTTCCAGATCCGTTGAAGGACATAAAGGAAGAAGGGCTTGCTGGAATGGGGCCGTTTGCATCGGCGCAGCAGGTGTATTCGCAGATGGGGGACGAGCTGAGGCCCAGCATGTGGCAGTGA
- a CDS encoding mitotic spindle checkpoint component mad2, protein MSDSVPTRSKLALKGSSRIVSDFFEYSIHSILYQRGIYPPEDFQTVRKYGLNMLVPTDDELQSYVKQIMKQLHKWVYGGSISRLVVAIVSKETGETVEKWQFNLEIQKPDTEQTETKTNEQIQREIQAIIRQITASVTFLPELEDECTFNVLVYADPNCRVPEEWGDSRTHEITGTTESVKFRSFSTANHRVDALVEYKYG, encoded by the coding sequence atGTCAGATTCGGTGCCCACTCGCTCCAAACTCGCCCTAAAAGGATCGTCACGAATTGTGTCAGACTTTTTCGAATACAGCATTCATAGCATCCTGTATCAGCGTGGCATTTACCCACCCGAGGACTTCCAGACCGTGAGGAAATACGGCCTCAACATGCTTGTTCCCACAGACGACGAATTGCAGTCGTACGTGAAGCAGATCATGAAACAGCTGCATAAGTGGGTGTACGGAGGCTCAATCTCGCGGCTAGTTGTGGCGATTGTGTCGAAAGAAACGGGCGAGACGGTCGAGAAATGGCAGTTTAACCTAGAGATCCAGAAGCCCGACACCGAGCAGACGGAAACCAAAACTAATGAGCAGATTCAGCGAGAGATTCAGGCAATCATCCGCCAGATCACTGCGTCGGTGACATTTCTGCccgagctggaggacgagtGCACGTTCAATGTTCTTGTGTATGCCGACCCGAATTGCCGCGTTCCTGAAGAGTGGGGGGACTCACGCACACACGAGATCACGGGCACGACGGAGAGCGTCAAGTTCCGCAGCTTCAGCACCGCCAACCACCGCGTCGATGCCCTTGTCGAGTACAAGTACGGATGa
- a CDS encoding Alpha subunit of Type II geranylgeranyltransferase has translation MHGVKRTRLTKDTRLQKIKKDAVRITRYRSLTDRVLANKQNHVYNDKTLAQTEQLLDINPELYTVWNYRRDILLERFKTCDSDAIHDIIKNELALSVEYLRRFPKCYWIWNHRKWCLEYDSLTNWDAEMAMIDTFLKADSRNYHVWQYRRYVVDRMKLGQTSQEQLDTDLQEFNYTTKMINRDISNYSALHNRSRLVKMLFENSPESATVFHTKNKYEFLVQELQMVKTAFYTDPDDSSVWIYLKWLLGDYFIDSISKEQAHQVVETAIADINELNELELEDNGVDNQWCLKSLVFLEQQLRKITGVITGQKNAILKKLIEQDPMRIKRYENSMD, from the exons ATG CATGGAGTAAAACGAACACGGCTCACTAAGGACACGCGCTTGCAGAAGATTAAGAAAGACGCGGTGCGGATCACAAGGTACCGCTCTCTCACTGACCGTGTGCTGGCCAATAAGCAGAATCATGTTTACAATGATAAAACGCTAGCCCAGACAgaacagctgctggataTTAATCCTGAATTATACACTGTATGGAATTATAGGAGAGACATTCTATTAGAGCGGTTTAAAACATGCGATTCGGATGCAATTCATGACATaatcaagaacgagctggcGTTGAGTGTTGAATATCTGAGACGGTTTCCCAAATGCTACTGGATTTGGAACCACCGAAAATGGTGTTTGGAGTACGACTCCTTAACCAATTGGGACGCCGAGATGGCGATGATTGACACTTTTCTAAAAGCAGACTCACGGAATTACCACGTGTGGCAATATCGACGGTACGTGGTGGACCGCATGAAACTGGGGCAAACGAGCCAAGAGCAACTGGACACAGATCTGCAAGAATTCAATTACACAACAAAAATGATCAACAGAGACATCTCCAACTATTCTGCGCTGCACAACCGGTCCCGGCTGGTGAAGATGCTCTTCGAGAACTCCCCCGAGTCTGCAACAGTGTTCCAtacgaaaaataaatatgAGTTCCTTGTCCAGGAGCTCCAGATGGTGAAAACGGCATTCTATACTGATCCCGACGACTCCTCCGTGTGGATATATCTTAAATGGCTGCTTGGTGACTACTTTATTGATAGCATCAGCAAGGAACAGGCCCATCAGGTAGTGGAGACTGCGATTGCCGACATTAACGAATTgaacgagctcgagctcgaggacaACGGTGTGGACAACCAGTGGTGTTTGAAATCGctcgtttttcttgaacagcagctccggAAAATCACAGGCGTGATAACGGGGCAGAAAAATGCTATTCTAAAAAAACTCATCGAGCAAGACCCTATGCGAATTAAAAGATACGAAAATTCCATGGATTGA
- a CDS encoding transaldolase, which translates to MSTVFDEVSKHTLISIDTMSQEDKEFLMRKYNIEFLNATSNQVICFVNWQHHQEVIYEAIKLVNKKFGDSVPQSASAANFKEYIQAIKYYSTAISGRNQLKGLKGCVLSQVTPEHLYDEEATYTGVKKLIEAYEDIGVDRSKVIVKLGTSYETMQAAKRLFNEDKIQILGTMIHSLEQAVLAAEADCVAISPYVDDLSYNVDPSSYKDQPLDKHYGYNLAVAIHKYYRAYNIKTVNCVAAQIGITPTLALAGVDEMTLPPPTLNKILNSPLPADYKGPVLKQSYTPEEAGAELSFINDKEKFYSLLNSNATALKRINSARDVFVAFDAKASQLIETVLSELKLI; encoded by the coding sequence ATGTCTactgtttttgatgaagTCTCTAAGCATACGCTTATCTCTATCGACACCATGTCCCAGGAGGACAAGGAGTTCTTGATGAGAAAGTACAACATAGAGTTCCTGAATGCCACCAGTAATCAAGTTATCTGTTTTGTTAACTGGCAGCATCACCAGGAGGTTATTTACGAGGCCATCAAATTAGTGAACAAGAAATTCGGCGACTCTGTCCCACAATCAGCTTCTGCGGCCAATTTTAAAGAGTACATTCAGGCAATCAAGTACTACAGCACTGCCATCAGTGGCAGAAACCAATTGAAGGGTCTCAAGGGCTGTGTTTTGTCTCAAGTTACCCCTGAACATTTATATGACGAAGAAGCCACCTACACCGGcgtcaagaagctgattgagGCCTATGAGGATATTGGTGTCGACCGTTCTAAGGTCATTGTGAAGCTCGGCACCTCCTACGAGACCATGCAGGCTGCCAAAAGGCTGTTCAACGAGGACAAGATCCAGATTCTGGGAACCATGATTCACTCTTTAGAACAGGCCGTTCTTGCCGCAGAGGCCGATTGTGTTGCCATTTCGCCGTACGTAGACGATCTGAGCTACAATGTTGACCCATCATCGTACAAAGACCAGCCATTGGACAAGCACTACGGCTACAATCTCGCCGTCGCTATCCACAAGTACTACAGAGCTTACAACATCAAGACCGTCAACTGTGTTGCTGCCCAGATCGGTATTACGCCAACTCTGGCTTTGGCTGGTGTTGATGAGATGACTTTGCCTCCACCAACCTTGAACAAGATTCTCAACTCGCCGCTGCCGGCCGATTATAAAGGCCCTGTTCTGAAGCAGAGCTACACTCCTGAAGAAGCTGGTGCAGAGTTGTCTTTTatcaacgacaaggagaagTTCTactcgctgctgaacagCAATGCCACTGCCTTGAAGCGCATCAACAGTGCCAGAGATGTTTTTGTTGCATTCGACGCCAAGGCCAGCCAATTGATTGAGACAGTTCTGAGCGAGCTAAAATTAATCTAG
- a CDS encoding 26S protease regulatory subunit 4, with protein sequence MGQDASMPSGKKKDQDKKKEKPKYEPPVQTKTFGRKKRKGPDNIAKLPSVLPNTRCKLKLLKLERIKDHLLLEEEFVTNQEILQPTEQKQAEEREKIDDIRGTPMSIGTLEEIIDDDHAIVSSSSGPEYYVSILSFVDKGLLEPGCQVLLHHKTVSIVGVLQDETDPVVNVMKMDKSPTESYADIGGLESQIQEIKEAVELPLTHPELYEEMGIKPPKGVILYGAPGTGKTLLAKAVANQTSASFLRIVGSELIQKYLGDGPRMCRQLFKVASENAPSIVFIDEIDAIGSKRYESSSGGEREVQRTMLELLNQLDGFDDRGDVKVIMATNKIESLDPALIRPGRIDRKILFENPDPATKKKILTIHTSKMNIAPDVDLDTLINTKEDFSGADIKAICTEAGLLALRERRMQVIAEDFKQAKERVLKNKIEENLEGLYL encoded by the exons ATG GGACAAGATGCATCGATGCCTAgcggcaagaagaaggaccaagacaagaagaaggagaagccTAAGTACGAGCCTCCTGTCCAGACAAAGACTTTCGGAAGAAAGAAACGCAAGGGACCAGACAATATCGCCAAGTTACCGTCTGTGCTGCCGAACACGCGGTGTAAGCTCAAATTGCTCAAACTCGAACGGATCAAGGACCACCTGTTGCTTGAGGAAGAGTTTGTCACCAACCAGGAGATTTTGCAGCCTACAGAACAGAAACAAGCagaagagagagaaaagaTCGACGACATCAGAGGAACGCCAATGTCGATTGGAACGCTTGAAGAGATTATTGATGACGACCATGCCATTGTGTCGTCTTCTAGCGGCCCCGAGTACTACGTGTCGATCCTGTCGTTTGTGGACAAGGGACTTCTAGAGCCAGGATGTCAAGTACTTTTGCATCACAAGACTGTCTCCATTGTGGGAGTTTTGCAAGATGAGACAGATCCGGTGGTGAACGTGATGAAGATGGACAAATCGCCGACCGAGTCTTATGCGGACATTGGAGGATTAGAGTCGCAGATCCAGGAGATTAAGGAGGCCGTCGAGCTGCCTCTGACACATCCAGAATTGTACGAGGAGATGGGTATCAAGCCGCCAAAGGGCGTGATATTGTACGGTGCGCCAGGTACAGGAAAAACGTTGTTGGCCAAGGCAGTGGCAAACCAGACGAGTGCGTCGTTCCTTAGAATTGTCGGTTCcgagctgatccagaagtATCTGGGAGACGGCCCGCGCATGTGCAGACAGCTGTTCAAAGTGGCGAGCGAGAACGCTCCTTCAATTGTGTTTATTGACGAAATCGACGCAATTGGCTCAAAGAGATACGAATCCTCGTCGGGAGGTGAGAGAGAGGTCCAGCGTACGATGCTGGAGCTAttgaaccagctggacgggTTCGACGACCGAGGCGACGTCAAGGTGATCATGGCTACAAACAAGATTGAGAGTCTGGACCCTGCGCTAATCAGACCGGGCAGAATCGACAGAAAGATTCTGTTCGAGAACCCAGACCCTGCcacgaagaagaagatcctGACCATTCACACCTCCAAGATGAACATCGCGCCCGACGTGGACCTAGACACATTGATCAACACCAAAGAAGACTTTTCGGGTGCAGACATCAAAGCCATCTGTACCGAGGCCGGGTTGCTGGCTTTGCGTGAGAGACGGATGCAGGTGATTGCTGAGGACTTCaagcaggccaaggagcGTGTTctgaagaacaagatcgaggagaaCCTCGAAGGCTTGTATTTGTAG
- a CDS encoding protein phosphatase: protein MSKPSPSPKDVVKYLKRRSGDLLHLHSDSGMKPVEEHADAKSGPCNRLSFDVGVCENRNSRYRPSMEDVHTYVANFAERLDWGYFAVFDGHAGKNAARWCGSNLHNILVEKIMDDDNVDLRENLNNSFLEADVQMEREIQGSSGCTAAVAVLRWEEEIDDSESEDEIDPKTTPFDFVPTKKHKRMLYTANVGDSRIVLCRGGRAVRLSYDHKSSDKLEQQRIVNSGGIMLKNRVNGVLAVTRSLGDVYMKSLVIGAPFTTCTELTDQDDFLILACDGLWDVCSDQDAVDLIKDEMDPYKASDTLCKLAISKMSTDNVTAMVVRFDTRVFAYTEPRRRAAE from the coding sequence ATGTCTAAGCCTTCCCCGTCGCCCAAGGACGTCGTGAAATACTTAAAGAGAAGATCTGGTGACCTTTTGCATTTACACAGCGACAGTGGCATGAAACCGGTGGAAGAACACGCCGACGCGAAGTCGGGGCCTTGTAATAGACTTTCGTTCGACGTTGGTGTCTGCGAAAATCGAAATTCAAGGTATAGACCCAGTATGGAGGACGTTCACACGTATGTGGCAAACTTTGCTGAGAGGCTGGATTGGGGGTATTTTGCGGTGTTTGACGGCCACGCGGGCAAAAATGCTGCCAGGTGGTGCGGTTCGAATCTACACAACATCCTCGTGGAGAAGATAATGGATGATGACAACGTGGACCTGCGCGAGAACCTGAACAACAGTTTTCTGGAGGCAGACGTGCAGATGGAGCGCGAAATACAAGGTTCCAGCGGATGCACTGCCGCGGTGGCGGTGCTGCGATgggaggaggagattgacGATTCCGAgagcgaggacgagatcgacccAAAGACGACGCCGTTCGACTTCGTGCCCaccaagaaacacaaacGAATGCTCTACACGGCCAACGTGGGGGACTCGCGGATCGTGCTGTGTCGCGGGGGACGAGCTGTGCGGCTCTCGTACGACCACAAATCTTCAGATAAGCTGGAACAGCAGCGGATCGTGAACAGCGGCGGAATAATGCTCAAGAATCGCGTGAACGGCGTTTTGGCAGTGACGCGCTCGCTCGGCGACGTTTACATGAAAAGCCTCGTGATAGGGGCGCCCTTTACGACATGCACAGAGTTGACCGACCAGGACGACTTTCTGATACTGGCATGCGACGGGTTGTGGGACGTCTGCTCGGACCAGGACGCCGTGGACCTGATtaaggacgagatggaccCGTACAAGGCGAGCGACACGCTGTGCAAGCTTGCTATCAGTAAGATGAGCACCGACAACGTGACGGCCATGGTGGTGCGGTTTGACACAAGGGTGTTTGCCTATACAGAGCCGCGCCGCCGCGCAGCAGAGTGA